Proteins from a genomic interval of Tenacibaculum sp. SZ-18:
- a CDS encoding bestrophin family protein gives MILEKRVPLKYWFNLIKWDIVLVACFVSASYVLEQQYLKIELPLSFSGFLGTSITLLLSFKLSQSYDRWWEARKIWGAIVNDSRSFVTQLLNYTNQNAKATVTKMALRQIAWCYLFADNLREKDPENSIVKYVPEDEKDILRGHNHLPLSILNKHSNDLNNLHKNGNLNDFQQMQIDSTIVRLCESMGKAERIKKTIFPKTYRLTLRFFIFVFLFLLSLSFMNFKMWIGIPVLIVISIPFLLLEKIAKNVQDPFSNRPTDCPIGSISKTIELNIKELIENKETSISEDSNSFYEM, from the coding sequence ATGATTTTAGAAAAGAGAGTACCCTTAAAATATTGGTTTAACCTTATTAAATGGGATATAGTTTTAGTTGCTTGTTTTGTATCAGCTAGTTATGTGCTAGAACAACAATATTTAAAAATTGAATTACCTTTATCTTTTAGTGGATTTTTAGGCACATCAATTACTCTTTTACTTTCTTTTAAATTAAGTCAATCTTATGATCGATGGTGGGAAGCACGAAAAATTTGGGGAGCAATTGTAAATGATTCAAGGTCTTTTGTTACTCAATTATTAAATTACACAAATCAGAATGCGAAAGCTACAGTTACGAAAATGGCATTAAGACAAATAGCTTGGTGTTATTTGTTTGCTGATAATTTGCGAGAAAAAGATCCAGAAAACTCAATTGTAAAATATGTTCCTGAAGATGAAAAAGACATTTTACGTGGTCATAATCACCTTCCTCTTTCTATTCTTAACAAGCATTCTAATGACCTTAATAATCTTCACAAAAACGGCAATTTAAACGACTTTCAACAAATGCAAATCGATAGTACTATTGTCAGATTATGTGAATCAATGGGAAAAGCGGAAAGAATAAAAAAAACAATTTTCCCAAAAACATATAGACTTACATTAAGATTCTTCATCTTTGTCTTTTTGTTTCTTTTATCGTTGTCTTTTATGAATTTCAAAATGTGGATTGGAATTCCTGTTCTAATCGTAATTTCAATTCCTTTTTTGCTGTTAGAAAAAATTGCAAAAAATGTTCAAGATCCATTTAGTAATCGACCTACAGATTGTCCAATCGGCTCTATTTCAAAAACTATTGAACTAAATATAAAAGAATTAATTGAAAATAAAGAAACTTCAATTTCCGAAGATAGTAACTCTTTCTATGAAATGTAA
- a CDS encoding (2Fe-2S)-binding protein translates to MRISFEINNQPTSIDIEDGNTPLLWVIRDVLDLKGTKFGCGKAACGACTIMINGEEIRSCSYAVKFAEGKKVITIEGLGTPQNPHPVQQAWIEKVVPQCGYCQPGFMMATAALLEKVPNPTDEDIDQNIINVCRCATYYRMRKAIHRAAEIKNTITN, encoded by the coding sequence ATGAGAATTTCATTTGAAATAAATAATCAACCTACTTCTATCGATATTGAAGATGGCAACACACCTTTACTTTGGGTAATTAGAGATGTTCTAGATTTAAAAGGAACTAAATTTGGCTGTGGTAAAGCGGCTTGTGGAGCTTGTACAATTATGATTAATGGTGAAGAAATTCGTTCATGTTCTTATGCGGTAAAATTTGCAGAAGGAAAAAAAGTAATAACTATTGAAGGTTTAGGAACACCTCAAAATCCGCATCCTGTTCAACAAGCCTGGATTGAAAAAGTAGTTCCTCAATGTGGCTATTGTCAACCTGGTTTCATGATGGCTACAGCAGCATTATTAGAAAAAGTTCCAAACCCAACAGACGAAGATATCGACCAAAATATAATTAATGTTTGTCGTTGTGCAACGTATTATCGAATGAGAAAAGCAATACATCGTGCAGCCGAAATAAAGAACACGATTACCAACTAA
- a CDS encoding xanthine dehydrogenase family protein molybdopterin-binding subunit, translated as MSNTKQQNKGISRRKFLVRGGLGTLGVLAVGTYVLRNPLRRSILEMTETIPPSYIGSGTKPNLWFELTKENKVIFHSPKVEMGQGSFTSFAQMIADEMDVAINQIEVIGAATKTGVIDALSTGGSLSVGGLWKPLRELSATMREMLKIEAAKKLDVNPSTLTTKNGIVSGGGKSMTYAEIAEGVMEWIVPDTPNLKPMKDYKFIGKPIRRIDLNAKVFGDPIFGLDAEMPNMLHATIIRSNTVGAKFKSASTNKAENMPGVVKIVQIDDWVGVVAKSYPQALAAKFEIDVEWDISKKWTEEEIRGLLQVGKGDEMITQKQGNALDPNDDSTVSIAFTSPIGAHAQIEPNGALADYNDGNISIILSTQVPGKTQEYVAKALGVDKEKVNVVPTYLGGGFGRRLNTNHAIQAVQLSKEVGKPVKYIFTRKEEFQNDLFRPPTHHVMRGKLNSEGFLDSLEHHYASGDVATGSILFPNAVNSILGTDIGAMRGGNIMYDKIPNHRAVQWHTTLPFATSWWRSLGLLANTFAIESFVDEMAIKSGKNPVEFRLASISNEGNQKRLYDIIKLAAEKGNYNDKPSNGIAKGFAASTDANSPSAHVVEVSIENSQIKVHKVVCAFDCGVTVNPDQVKAQCEGSIIMGMSGAMFEKMTLENGQLSPTIYGPYDMALMKHAPKEIDIHFIQGVDIPLPVGEPPMGPIGAAVANAVRRLTGKRLTDLPLKLS; from the coding sequence ATGAGTAATACAAAACAACAAAACAAAGGAATTTCTCGTCGTAAATTTTTAGTTCGTGGTGGTTTAGGAACATTAGGAGTTTTGGCAGTTGGGACTTATGTTTTAAGAAACCCTTTAAGAAGATCTATTCTTGAAATGACTGAAACTATTCCTCCTTCGTATATTGGAAGCGGAACAAAACCTAACCTATGGTTTGAGTTAACAAAAGAAAATAAAGTTATTTTTCATTCGCCAAAAGTTGAAATGGGACAAGGTTCCTTTACAAGTTTTGCACAAATGATTGCGGATGAAATGGATGTAGCCATAAATCAAATCGAGGTGATCGGAGCAGCCACGAAGACAGGTGTTATTGATGCCTTAAGTACAGGTGGAAGTTTATCTGTCGGAGGACTCTGGAAACCTTTGCGTGAATTGTCAGCAACAATGCGAGAAATGTTAAAAATTGAAGCAGCTAAAAAGTTAGATGTAAATCCTTCTACCTTAACCACTAAAAATGGAATTGTTTCCGGCGGAGGTAAATCAATGACTTATGCTGAAATTGCTGAAGGTGTTATGGAATGGATCGTTCCAGACACTCCAAATTTAAAACCTATGAAAGACTACAAGTTCATAGGAAAGCCAATTCGTAGAATTGACTTAAATGCAAAGGTTTTTGGAGATCCTATTTTTGGTTTAGATGCTGAAATGCCAAATATGTTGCATGCTACAATAATTCGTTCCAATACTGTTGGAGCTAAATTCAAAAGCGCTAGTACAAATAAGGCAGAAAATATGCCAGGTGTCGTGAAAATTGTTCAAATAGATGATTGGGTTGGCGTAGTGGCAAAAAGTTATCCGCAAGCTTTAGCAGCTAAATTTGAAATTGACGTAGAATGGGATATATCTAAAAAGTGGACTGAAGAAGAAATTCGTGGATTATTACAAGTCGGTAAAGGTGACGAAATGATAACCCAAAAACAAGGAAATGCACTTGACCCAAATGATGATTCCACAGTTTCCATAGCATTTACAAGTCCTATTGGAGCTCACGCACAAATTGAACCCAACGGTGCTCTTGCAGATTATAATGATGGGAATATATCTATTATACTTTCTACACAAGTTCCAGGTAAAACCCAAGAATATGTTGCGAAAGCCTTAGGTGTTGATAAAGAAAAAGTGAATGTTGTTCCTACTTACTTAGGCGGTGGATTTGGTAGGCGATTAAATACAAATCATGCGATTCAAGCTGTTCAATTATCAAAAGAAGTAGGAAAACCTGTTAAATACATTTTCACAAGGAAAGAAGAGTTTCAAAATGATTTATTTAGACCTCCTACTCATCATGTAATGCGTGGTAAACTAAATTCTGAAGGCTTCTTAGATAGTTTAGAACATCATTATGCAAGTGGAGATGTTGCTACAGGATCTATTCTATTTCCAAATGCTGTCAATTCAATCTTAGGAACAGATATCGGTGCAATGCGAGGTGGTAATATTATGTATGATAAAATTCCAAATCATAGAGCAGTTCAGTGGCATACAACCTTACCGTTTGCAACAAGTTGGTGGAGAAGTTTGGGTTTATTGGCGAATACTTTTGCAATTGAAAGTTTTGTTGATGAAATGGCTATTAAATCAGGAAAAAATCCAGTTGAATTTCGATTAGCTAGTATTAGCAACGAGGGAAATCAAAAACGACTATATGATATTATTAAACTTGCGGCTGAAAAAGGCAACTATAATGATAAACCTTCAAATGGAATCGCTAAAGGATTCGCAGCGTCTACAGATGCAAATTCGCCTTCTGCCCATGTTGTGGAAGTTTCAATAGAAAATAGTCAAATTAAAGTTCACAAAGTTGTTTGTGCTTTCGATTGTGGTGTAACCGTAAATCCAGATCAAGTAAAAGCACAATGTGAAGGATCTATAATTATGGGAATGAGCGGTGCTATGTTTGAAAAAATGACTCTTGAAAATGGTCAACTCTCTCCGACGATCTACGGTCCTTATGATATGGCTTTAATGAAACATGCTCCAAAAGAAATTGATATTCATTTTATACAAGGAGTAGATATTCCATTACCAGTTGGAGAACCACCAATGGGACCAATTGGCGCAGCTGTAGCTAATGCAGTTAGAAGACTAACTGGGAAAAGATTAACAGATCTTCCTTTAAAATTATCTTAG
- a CDS encoding XdhC family protein: protein MTHEFKNIVNQAITNQNKGIKNVLATVVYLEGSSYRKPGVRMLLSSDGKMVGAVSGGCVEKEVQRRAKSVFETSNSKVITYDGRYRLGCEGILYILLEPFHLSPEFFEDFEVSLKNRDPFQIDSSFKKEDEYIFNIGSMIKLKNNSYSFSPSLNEETFDTHEIFQQTLQPCFRLLIIGGEHDAVKLCASASLLGWEVDVITSEKDPKQLTDFPGANSIIAVSPEIAELSVDNETAVVLMNHNYVKDLKYLIKLEPLHPFYIGILGSAKRREQLQNELFHYTTDLSEKFLDTIYSPAGLNIGAITPEEIALSILSEILAITRKKTPVSLRTLTGKIHA from the coding sequence TTGACACACGAATTTAAAAACATTGTAAATCAAGCAATAACAAATCAAAACAAAGGAATTAAGAATGTTTTGGCTACCGTTGTATATCTAGAAGGTTCCTCCTACAGAAAACCTGGAGTTAGAATGTTGTTATCTTCTGATGGAAAAATGGTTGGCGCCGTTAGTGGCGGCTGTGTTGAAAAGGAAGTGCAAAGAAGAGCTAAATCAGTATTTGAAACAAGTAATTCAAAAGTAATCACCTATGATGGTCGTTATCGATTAGGATGTGAAGGAATCTTATACATTCTTTTAGAACCATTTCATCTATCTCCAGAGTTTTTCGAGGATTTTGAAGTTTCGTTAAAAAATAGAGATCCTTTTCAAATAGATTCATCTTTTAAAAAAGAAGATGAGTACATTTTTAATATCGGTTCTATGATAAAATTAAAAAATAACTCGTACTCCTTCTCTCCTAGTCTAAATGAAGAAACTTTTGACACACATGAAATATTTCAGCAAACTTTACAACCTTGTTTCAGATTATTAATAATTGGAGGAGAACATGATGCTGTAAAACTTTGTGCTTCTGCAAGCTTATTAGGTTGGGAAGTAGATGTGATTACTTCGGAAAAAGACCCAAAACAACTCACTGATTTTCCTGGTGCAAATTCTATTATTGCAGTTTCTCCTGAAATTGCAGAATTGTCAGTTGATAATGAAACAGCTGTAGTTTTGATGAATCATAATTACGTAAAGGACTTAAAGTATCTTATAAAACTTGAACCCTTACATCCATTTTATATAGGAATTTTAGGATCTGCGAAAAGAAGAGAACAATTACAAAATGAATTATTTCATTATACTACAGACCTGTCAGAAAAGTTTTTAGATACGATTTATAGTCCAGCAGGATTAAATATTGGAGCAATTACCCCAGAAGAAATTGCATTATCTATTTTATCAGAAATATTAGCAATAACAAGGAAGAAAACTCCTGTTTCATTGCGAACTTTAACGGGTAAAATTCACGCGTAA
- a CDS encoding nucleotidyltransferase family protein, with protein sequence MKIATLILAAGSSSRMGSPKQLLSVGNTTLLGTVIEKILLLNNNSIYCILGSNADIIKESIAKYDLTILTNSNYRKGLSTSIASGIRHIKNLDYDAVLIVLGDQPNIQINYFQKIIEKWKSSQDFIIASNYPSRKGVPALFPKKHFTLLENLEGDKGASNILNSDEFPIFTINSNIDLFDVDTQNDYQTLINKTL encoded by the coding sequence ATGAAAATCGCCACTTTAATTTTAGCAGCAGGGTCTTCTTCAAGAATGGGAAGTCCTAAACAGTTATTGTCTGTAGGGAATACTACATTATTAGGCACAGTAATTGAAAAAATACTTTTATTAAATAATAATTCCATTTACTGTATACTCGGGTCAAATGCAGATATAATTAAAGAATCCATAGCTAAATATGATTTGACTATTTTAACTAATTCAAATTATAGAAAAGGATTATCAACAAGCATAGCTTCAGGTATTCGGCATATTAAAAACTTAGATTACGATGCTGTCTTAATTGTTTTGGGAGATCAACCAAACATACAAATTAATTATTTCCAGAAAATTATCGAGAAATGGAAAAGTTCTCAGGATTTTATTATTGCTTCGAACTACCCCTCACGAAAAGGTGTTCCAGCATTATTTCCTAAAAAACATTTTACTCTTTTGGAAAATTTAGAAGGTGATAAAGGTGCCTCAAATATTTTAAACAGTGATGAATTTCCTATTTTTACAATAAACTCAAATATCGATTTATTTGATGTTGACACCCAAAATGACTATCAAACTTTGATTAATAAAACACTATGA
- a CDS encoding molybdopterin molybdotransferase MoeA, whose product MISVSEAIQHIENHFSKMPLVIKPIEKTLGYILGEDIISPINMPPFKQSAMDGYAFVHSNNNDYLVSGEVPAGSNENFPVNYDEAIRIFTGSRIPDDADTVVMQEHTERKGDNLKITTLPEKGANVRPLGNQIKIGDVALKTGTYLNEGAIGFLAGLGITKVQVYKKPKVSILVTGNELQKVGKKLKEGQVYDSNSITLKLALKQLGIKKVRISKVKDTFKAIFKTIKIELKKSDVVLISGGISVGDYDFVKQALHDNEVAEVFYKVNQKPGKPLWFGYNDTTKVFALPGNPASSLSCFYMYVLPLLKAHLGYSNPYLPKEKAILNSDIKNKFGKTLFLKGTVENGQATLLDGQASSMLKSFAVCNALLVVPKDETLIEKGQKIEYIKLI is encoded by the coding sequence ATGATTTCAGTTTCCGAAGCAATACAACATATTGAAAATCATTTTTCGAAAATGCCTTTGGTTATAAAGCCAATTGAAAAAACCTTAGGATACATCCTAGGAGAAGATATTATTTCCCCGATTAATATGCCTCCATTTAAGCAGTCTGCGATGGATGGTTACGCCTTTGTGCATTCAAATAATAACGATTATTTAGTGTCTGGTGAAGTTCCAGCAGGAAGTAATGAAAATTTCCCCGTGAACTATGATGAAGCTATTAGAATTTTTACAGGATCACGTATTCCCGATGATGCTGATACTGTTGTAATGCAAGAACATACCGAACGAAAAGGTGATAATCTTAAGATAACAACCCTTCCAGAGAAAGGCGCTAACGTAAGACCTTTGGGAAATCAAATAAAAATTGGCGATGTTGCTTTAAAAACTGGAACTTATTTAAATGAAGGAGCCATTGGCTTTTTAGCCGGTTTAGGAATTACTAAAGTACAGGTTTATAAAAAGCCAAAGGTTAGTATTTTAGTCACAGGAAATGAACTTCAAAAAGTTGGAAAAAAACTAAAGGAAGGTCAAGTATATGATAGTAATTCTATTACTTTAAAACTTGCGCTGAAACAATTAGGTATTAAAAAAGTTCGTATTTCTAAGGTTAAAGATACTTTTAAAGCAATCTTCAAAACTATTAAAATAGAACTCAAAAAATCTGATGTAGTTTTAATTTCAGGTGGAATTTCTGTAGGTGATTACGACTTTGTAAAACAGGCATTACATGATAACGAAGTTGCAGAAGTTTTTTACAAAGTAAATCAAAAGCCTGGAAAACCTTTATGGTTCGGATATAATGATACAACTAAAGTTTTTGCTTTGCCGGGAAATCCAGCATCTAGTTTAAGTTGTTTTTATATGTATGTTCTTCCTCTGTTAAAAGCTCATTTAGGTTATTCAAATCCATATTTACCAAAAGAAAAAGCAATTCTAAATTCAGACATTAAAAATAAATTTGGTAAAACGTTATTTTTAAAAGGAACTGTTGAAAATGGTCAAGCAACTTTACTAGACGGACAAGCTTCTTCAATGCTCAAATCTTTTGCCGTTTGTAATGCGTTACTTGTAGTACCTAAAGATGAAACACTAATTGAAAAAGGACAAAAAATTGAATATATAAAATTGATTTAA
- a CDS encoding sulfite exporter TauE/SafE family protein yields MAFIQADVLVLFFVILAIVAFLYASVGHGGASGYLALMALFAFPITVMKPTALLLNIFVSGISFWFFKKNNHFKWNLFYPFALTSIPMAFVGGYISINATLYKQILGVFLAFAILKMLNVFGKEKSSITENNLRLSLLIGAFIGLFSGMIGIGGGIILSPVIILLGWGTMKQAAAVSALFIFVNSISGIIGFILKGGVIPNEAWFFIPIAVIGGSLGALYGSKKFNGFVLKYVLAGVLTIAAVKLFLI; encoded by the coding sequence ATGGCGTTTATTCAAGCGGACGTTCTCGTTCTATTTTTTGTAATTCTTGCAATAGTAGCTTTTTTATATGCTAGCGTTGGCCATGGTGGTGCTAGTGGTTATTTGGCCCTAATGGCTTTATTTGCATTTCCAATTACTGTAATGAAACCGACAGCTTTATTACTAAACATTTTTGTCTCTGGAATATCATTTTGGTTTTTTAAGAAAAACAATCATTTTAAGTGGAATCTTTTTTATCCTTTTGCTTTAACATCAATACCAATGGCATTTGTAGGAGGATATATTTCTATAAATGCTACCTTGTATAAGCAAATATTAGGAGTGTTTTTAGCTTTTGCTATTTTAAAAATGTTAAATGTTTTTGGAAAGGAGAAATCTAGTATCACAGAAAATAATTTGAGATTGTCCTTACTTATTGGAGCTTTCATAGGTCTGTTCTCGGGAATGATTGGTATTGGCGGAGGAATTATATTAAGTCCCGTTATAATACTTTTAGGATGGGGAACTATGAAGCAAGCTGCCGCTGTTTCAGCTCTATTTATTTTTGTTAATTCTATATCAGGAATTATAGGTTTTATTTTAAAAGGTGGTGTGATTCCAAATGAAGCATGGTTTTTTATACCAATTGCTGTAATTGGTGGAAGTCTAGGTGCTTTATACGGAAGTAAAAAATTTAATGGATTTGTATTAAAATATGTTTTAGCCGGAGTTTTAACAATCGCCGCAGTAAAATTATTCTTAATTTAG
- a CDS encoding MoaD/ThiS family protein codes for MEIKYFGEIAEKTNKTNESISMEKQSLFELISYLENEYNILTKDIQIAVNHNLVSKDIDISFEDKDEVAILSPFAGG; via the coding sequence ATGGAAATAAAATACTTTGGAGAAATAGCTGAGAAAACTAATAAGACCAATGAATCTATTAGTATGGAAAAGCAAAGTTTGTTTGAATTAATATCTTATCTTGAAAATGAATACAATATTCTAACCAAGGACATTCAAATTGCTGTAAATCATAATCTTGTTTCAAAGGATATTGACATCTCTTTTGAAGATAAGGATGAAGTTGCTATTCTTTCACCGTTTGCAGGTGGATAA
- a CDS encoding methionine aminotransferase has translation MSKLPNTSASIFSVMSQLANQHNAINLSQGFPNFPIDNRLLEISECLLKENIHQYTPMVGLPSLLDKLAGLTLKNYGRSIDTSFELLVTSGATQGIYTAINALVASGDEVIILDPSYDSYEPSVLVAGGKPVRISLNDDYSPNFNRIEDAITSQTKLIVVNNPHNPTGKIWSKSDYENLESILEKHPNVILLSDEVYEYISFKHPHISVNSRPKLRDRAIIASSFGKSLHVTGWKVGYLIAPEHLMKEIKKVHQFLVFSVNSISQHVISEYLDIVNFDEVAKMYSNKRTLFREALKDSRFEVLPSEGTYFQIVNYKNISTKNDLDFARELVTEHGVAAIPISVFYEDATDKHMLRFCFAKTDETLLEAAKKLSKI, from the coding sequence ATGTCTAAACTTCCTAATACTTCAGCTAGTATATTTTCTGTGATGTCACAACTGGCAAATCAGCATAATGCTATCAATTTATCTCAAGGTTTTCCAAACTTTCCCATAGATAATAGGTTATTAGAAATTTCTGAATGTTTACTCAAAGAAAATATTCATCAGTATACTCCAATGGTAGGTTTACCGTCATTATTAGATAAATTAGCTGGGTTAACTTTAAAGAATTATGGTAGATCTATTGATACTTCTTTTGAGTTATTAGTAACTTCTGGAGCTACACAAGGTATTTACACGGCAATAAATGCATTAGTTGCATCTGGAGATGAAGTCATTATTTTAGATCCAAGTTATGATAGTTATGAGCCATCTGTATTGGTAGCAGGAGGGAAGCCAGTTAGAATTTCTTTAAATGATGATTATTCTCCAAATTTCAATAGAATTGAAGATGCAATTACTTCACAAACGAAACTCATTGTAGTAAACAATCCACACAATCCTACGGGGAAAATTTGGTCAAAAAGTGATTATGAAAATCTAGAATCAATACTTGAGAAACATCCAAACGTTATCTTACTGAGCGATGAAGTCTATGAATATATTTCATTTAAACATCCTCATATTTCAGTAAATAGTAGACCTAAATTGAGAGATAGAGCAATTATTGCTTCCTCATTTGGAAAATCGTTACATGTTACTGGTTGGAAAGTCGGATATTTAATTGCTCCTGAACACCTGATGAAAGAAATTAAAAAGGTACATCAGTTTTTAGTTTTCAGTGTAAATAGTATTTCACAACATGTAATTTCAGAGTATTTAGACATTGTTAATTTTGATGAAGTTGCAAAAATGTATTCAAATAAGAGAACTTTATTTCGAGAAGCTCTGAAGGATAGTCGTTTTGAAGTACTGCCATCTGAAGGAACATACTTTCAAATCGTGAACTATAAAAATATTAGTACTAAGAACGATTTAGATTTTGCGAGAGAGTTAGTCACTGAACACGGAGTTGCTGCAATTCCGATCTCAGTTTTTTACGAAGATGCTACGGACAAACATATGTTACGTTTTTGTTTTGCAAAAACAGACGAAACGTTACTAGAAGCAGCAAAAAAGTTGAGTAAAATATAA
- a CDS encoding Ig-like domain-containing protein — MRLITLLFFIMTLELFSQSPKFSFYRTSIKVVTTDVQNVIKVYKGTFKNLQEINNRKSIIGNIKRQGDKLTFSPLLPFQVETNYTVVYGRKLYEFSIPLESNYKILGVKNLYPNYSELPSNLLKWYVEFSKPVNPTNIYDHISLIDNITQKKVDRAFLPLENPLLSNDGKLLTLWIEPGRQKRDLGPNKHLGKVLEIGKSYTLMIDGNLKDSKGIPMRSNFTFSFEVFEADRTQPDINNWKLNPPKRNTKDELVIHLNDKLDYGSLINNLILYNNKQIEGVFTIDSNNNKVIFTPFHKWKPNTYVLKCNKLIEDLAGNNLERLFDRDVQEQKVTPTLERSFTIN; from the coding sequence ATGCGATTAATAACACTATTATTTTTTATAATGACTTTGGAGTTGTTTTCACAATCTCCAAAGTTTTCTTTTTATAGAACGTCTATAAAAGTTGTAACTACTGATGTGCAAAATGTTATTAAAGTCTATAAAGGTACTTTTAAAAATTTACAAGAAATAAATAATAGAAAATCTATTATAGGAAATATAAAAAGACAAGGAGATAAATTAACGTTTTCTCCTTTACTTCCATTTCAAGTAGAGACTAATTATACCGTAGTTTATGGTAGGAAACTTTATGAGTTTTCTATTCCTTTAGAATCTAATTATAAGATTCTTGGTGTTAAAAATTTATATCCTAATTATTCTGAACTTCCATCAAATTTATTAAAATGGTATGTAGAGTTTTCAAAACCTGTAAATCCAACGAATATCTACGATCATATTTCCTTAATAGATAATATAACTCAAAAAAAGGTAGATAGAGCATTTTTGCCATTAGAAAATCCTTTGCTTTCAAATGATGGAAAACTCCTTACTCTATGGATAGAACCAGGAAGACAAAAAAGAGATTTAGGTCCAAATAAACATTTAGGAAAAGTTTTAGAAATTGGTAAATCATACACATTAATGATTGATGGAAATTTAAAGGATTCGAAAGGAATTCCAATGAGGTCTAATTTTACTTTTTCCTTTGAAGTTTTTGAGGCTGATAGGACTCAACCCGATATAAATAATTGGAAATTGAATCCTCCAAAAAGAAATACAAAAGATGAATTAGTTATACATTTAAATGATAAGTTAGATTATGGTAGTTTAATTAATAATCTTATACTATATAATAATAAACAAATTGAAGGTGTTTTTACTATCGATAGCAATAACAATAAAGTTATTTTTACACCATTTCATAAATGGAAACCTAATACGTACGTTTTAAAGTGTAATAAGTTAATAGAAGATTTAGCTGGGAATAACTTAGAACGTCTCTTTGATAGAGATGTACAAGAACAAAAGGTAACTCCTACTTTAGAGCGTAGTTTTACGATAAATTAG